The following coding sequences lie in one Paracidovorax avenae genomic window:
- the tagH gene encoding type VI secretion system-associated FHA domain protein TagH, with the protein MDKVELRVIRHAAEAVDRLWTAVFGVAGGTIGRGGQNKLVLSDSDAGVARVHAMVRIESEAAFIANLCERRSIFVAGAEVRSGEEVRLSVGDEIRIGPYVLHSVVPGSPFVPVAAAPASVPEPVSASAPVAIPSPPVSAAGVPVADTAPVANVPQGEGPPVAPPQPVAMPVAGTGDGLAALASSAEGDDNPFAMLGRVEGPAINTAAPSQAPVPAASPTASPVPAPAPAPAPAFSPVSTGAPPLPSEPASVPAPGEAHGFAASPAPVPADAGRQGHAWPPAVPQGKPAAAPRALVIPEDFDLFAVDPRKGEEKKDAWGSGLQAKSLSEIANMRHDELLQSLPASGAKFAHDMDNPAHAGLPKALDPRDELDPLRLFTGDPDAAPALVPERSTMALGSGSDLSQSFSLPRGVQAPAGQGLPGAAQVPASPAPVVQGASTGPGMAPAVPSAPPLEGLQRVEGLDLGAFGSGSTSADPLGWPPVESGPVPAPASAAADVLPPATPSGLAAGDAKVVPIEEVALAHVPAAVGAMPAPVPAPVPAMATAPAPTAPHGQAREEGAVKSPLVPVLPELEAASPAELQSLIAAFLDGAGVLQKKVEPQRLSPEFMRSFGEAFRVAVQGTIDLLAARSEIKREFRAGVTVISSGANNPLKFLPTPEGVVMQMIGQNFPGFMKPIPAMQEAYDDLRVHQVALMAGLRAAYAEALERFDPAALEQRTDVTGGVLGKLSATSRKAALWDEYKRNFAEIRRGAEDDLAAFSGQAFLEAYENAEAAAKART; encoded by the coding sequence ATGGATAAAGTCGAACTCAGGGTCATCCGCCATGCGGCCGAAGCGGTGGACCGCCTATGGACGGCGGTATTCGGCGTGGCGGGCGGGACGATTGGCCGCGGGGGGCAGAACAAGCTCGTGCTGTCCGACAGCGATGCCGGCGTCGCCCGCGTGCATGCGATGGTGCGCATCGAGTCGGAGGCCGCCTTCATCGCCAATCTCTGCGAACGCCGTTCGATCTTCGTGGCGGGTGCCGAAGTGCGCTCGGGCGAAGAGGTGCGCCTGTCCGTGGGGGACGAGATCCGCATCGGGCCCTATGTCCTGCATTCCGTCGTGCCGGGCTCGCCCTTCGTTCCCGTGGCGGCTGCTCCGGCTTCCGTTCCCGAGCCCGTATCTGCATCCGCTCCGGTAGCGATTCCATCGCCTCCGGTTTCTGCTGCCGGCGTGCCCGTGGCCGATACCGCTCCGGTGGCGAACGTGCCACAGGGCGAAGGACCTCCTGTCGCACCGCCGCAGCCTGTGGCGATGCCTGTGGCCGGAACGGGCGACGGCCTGGCGGCGCTGGCGTCTTCCGCGGAGGGTGACGACAACCCATTCGCGATGCTCGGTCGCGTGGAGGGGCCGGCCATCAACACCGCGGCCCCGTCCCAGGCGCCGGTGCCGGCCGCCTCTCCCACGGCCTCGCCCGTGCCTGCACCTGCACCTGCGCCTGCGCCTGCGTTCAGCCCCGTTTCCACCGGCGCACCCCCGCTGCCCTCCGAGCCCGCGTCCGTTCCCGCCCCGGGCGAGGCCCATGGCTTTGCCGCGTCTCCCGCTCCGGTGCCTGCCGATGCTGGCCGACAGGGCCATGCCTGGCCACCGGCGGTGCCGCAGGGCAAGCCCGCCGCGGCACCCCGGGCCCTCGTCATTCCGGAGGACTTCGATCTTTTCGCGGTGGATCCCCGCAAGGGCGAGGAGAAGAAGGACGCCTGGGGAAGCGGTTTGCAGGCGAAGAGCCTGAGCGAGATCGCCAACATGCGGCACGACGAGCTTCTGCAGTCGCTGCCCGCCAGCGGCGCGAAATTCGCGCACGACATGGACAACCCGGCCCATGCCGGACTGCCCAAGGCGCTGGACCCGCGCGACGAACTCGATCCGCTGCGGCTCTTCACGGGCGACCCGGATGCGGCGCCGGCACTGGTGCCCGAACGTTCGACGATGGCGCTCGGTTCGGGATCCGACCTGTCGCAGTCGTTCAGCCTTCCCCGGGGCGTGCAGGCCCCGGCGGGCCAGGGGCTTCCCGGCGCGGCACAGGTGCCTGCAAGCCCCGCGCCGGTCGTCCAGGGTGCCAGTACCGGCCCGGGCATGGCGCCCGCTGTGCCGTCGGCCCCTCCGCTGGAAGGGCTGCAGCGTGTGGAGGGCCTCGACCTGGGCGCCTTCGGCTCCGGTTCCACTTCGGCCGATCCACTGGGCTGGCCTCCCGTGGAGAGCGGGCCCGTACCGGCACCCGCGTCCGCTGCTGCCGATGTGCTGCCGCCGGCCACGCCTTCAGGGCTGGCCGCCGGCGATGCGAAGGTGGTACCCATCGAGGAAGTGGCGCTGGCGCATGTTCCCGCCGCGGTGGGCGCCATGCCGGCGCCCGTACCGGCCCCTGTTCCGGCCATGGCAACCGCTCCTGCGCCCACCGCACCCCATGGCCAGGCACGGGAGGAGGGCGCCGTAAAGTCGCCCCTGGTTCCGGTACTGCCGGAGCTGGAAGCCGCTTCGCCGGCGGAGCTGCAGTCGCTGATTGCGGCCTTCCTGGATGGCGCAGGCGTGCTGCAGAAGAAGGTCGAGCCGCAGAGGCTCAGCCCCGAGTTCATGCGGTCTTTCGGGGAAGCCTTCCGCGTGGCCGTGCAGGGCACCATCGACCTGCTGGCGGCCCGCTCCGAGATCAAGCGCGAGTTCCGTGCGGGCGTGACGGTGATTTCCTCCGGCGCGAACAATCCGCTGAAGTTCCTGCCGACGCCCGAGGGCGTGGTCATGCAGATGATCGGACAGAACTTCCCGGGTTTCATGAAACCCATTCCCGCCATGCAGGAGGCCTACGACGACCTGCGTGTCCACCAGGTGGCCCTGATGGCCGGGCTGCGTGCGGCCTATGCCGAGGCACTGGAGCGCTTCGATCCCGCGGCCCTGGAGCAGCGCACCGACGTGACCGGGGGGGTGTTAGGCAAGCTGTCGGCCACGAGCCGCAAGGCTGCGCTGTGGGACGAGTACAAGCGCAATTTCGCCGAGATCCGGCGCGGCGCCGAGGACGACCTGGCGGCCTTCTCCGGCCAGGCCTTCCTGGAAGCCTATGAAAACGCCGAGGCGGCAGCGAAGGCCAGGACGTGA
- a CDS encoding PP2C family serine/threonine-protein phosphatase, producing MIFHIAGEEFRFRVMAASLSEKGGRDVNEDFLGLVDMGHRGLCCVLADGAGGHGHGGLAARITVNAVLEGFGHNPLFAPAGLASLISLAEHAVAGAQPLSVSRKHMSATVVLLCIDRKTGRALWAHWGDSRLYWFRDQKVRQITEDHSVVQQLLHAGVYRNQDPRRLPNRSVLAGAIGAESQIPPTVLPRPIELAAGDAFLLCSDGLWEGLHEEQMESALRHSQSPQEWLEQMEAAVRAQAKSYQDNFSALAVWVADSEDGA from the coding sequence GTGATCTTCCATATCGCAGGCGAGGAGTTCCGGTTCCGGGTGATGGCGGCTTCGCTGTCGGAAAAGGGCGGCCGGGACGTGAACGAGGATTTCCTGGGCCTGGTGGACATGGGCCACCGCGGCCTGTGCTGCGTGCTGGCCGATGGCGCGGGCGGGCACGGGCACGGCGGGCTGGCGGCACGGATCACCGTGAATGCGGTGCTCGAAGGTTTCGGGCACAACCCGCTGTTCGCGCCCGCGGGCCTGGCATCGCTCATTTCGCTGGCGGAGCATGCGGTGGCCGGTGCCCAGCCGCTCTCGGTCTCGCGCAAGCACATGAGCGCCACCGTGGTGCTGCTGTGCATCGACCGCAAGACCGGGCGTGCGCTTTGGGCGCACTGGGGGGATTCCAGGCTGTACTGGTTCAGGGACCAGAAGGTGCGGCAGATCACGGAGGACCACAGCGTGGTGCAGCAGCTGTTGCACGCGGGCGTGTACCGCAACCAGGACCCGCGCCGCCTGCCGAACCGCAGCGTGCTGGCGGGCGCCATCGGTGCGGAGTCGCAGATCCCGCCCACGGTGCTTCCGCGGCCGATCGAGCTGGCGGCCGGCGATGCGTTCCTGCTGTGCTCTGACGGGCTCTGGGAAGGGCTGCACGAGGAGCAGATGGAGAGCGCCCTGCGCCACAGCCAGTCGCCGCAGGAGTGGCTGGAGCAGATGGAGGCGGCCGTGCGGGCCCAGGCGAAGTCCTACCAGGACAATTTCAGCGCCCTCGCGGTCTGGGTCGCGGACAGCGAGGATGGCGCCTGA
- the tssJ gene encoding type VI secretion system lipoprotein TssJ: MARKGFVRAGLAAAVAAWLLGGCGMISNLNRPQEAPTAVPPAVFEIVADPGVNPDIHGTPKPILLRIYELRAAAAFDRASYLDLQDKDEAQLGADFVRREEILLQPGERRTIERKGSADVRTFAVFAGYRDLERSTWRATAGAPNSVEMRRRWWGLGETERLKPVQYSITVGKDAVKIQTAPAPAPAR, encoded by the coding sequence ATGGCACGGAAGGGATTCGTCAGGGCGGGGCTCGCGGCCGCGGTGGCGGCATGGCTGCTGGGCGGCTGCGGCATGATCAGCAACCTGAACCGTCCGCAGGAGGCCCCCACGGCCGTGCCGCCGGCCGTCTTCGAGATCGTCGCGGACCCCGGCGTCAATCCCGATATCCACGGCACGCCCAAGCCCATCCTGCTGAGGATCTACGAACTGCGCGCGGCAGCGGCCTTCGACCGGGCCAGCTACCTGGACCTGCAGGACAAGGACGAGGCCCAGCTGGGGGCCGATTTCGTGCGGCGCGAGGAAATCCTGCTGCAGCCGGGCGAGCGGCGCACGATCGAGCGCAAGGGCAGTGCGGACGTCCGCACCTTCGCGGTGTTCGCAGGCTACCGCGACCTGGAGCGCAGCACCTGGCGCGCGACTGCCGGCGCTCCCAATTCCGTCGAAATGCGCCGCCGCTGGTGGGGCCTGGGCGAGACCGAGCGGCTCAAGCCCGTGCAGTACAGCATCACGGTGGGCAAGGACGCGGTGAAGATCCAGACCGCTCCCGCCCCCGCTCCCGCTCGTTAA
- the tssK gene encoding type VI secretion system baseplate subunit TssK translates to MVWQRKVVWAEGMFLRPQHFQQQDRYTDFLVQSRTLPAQFFFWGFSKLALDTELLGLGKLGLLCGEGVLPDGTPFSFPHHDQAPAALAIGKDVKDTVIHLALPMRRRAGAEVTLGAPGGASVRYAAEVAEVQDANDMGAQAAEVQIGNIQLSLRAAQDVTDGWVSLPVAQVVERRADGSLLLDPSFIPTVVNNSEMSGLATFCRELFGLLRQRGAALEERLSQPGRGGVGEVGDFLMLQFLNRWEPAVEHWVRVRAIHPERLFDDLLKMAGELATFTREQRRPAAMPTYDHDDLRSCFLPLMLELRRGLSSVLEQNAIQIELQERQYGVHVALIPSTELLTSCDFVLAVHAQTAVEFLRAHFPTQIKMGPVERIRDLVNLHLPGVPLRSLPVAPREIPYHAGYSYFELDTGHDLWRQLQNSGGLALHVSGGFPELQLEMWAIRR, encoded by the coding sequence ATGGTTTGGCAGCGCAAGGTCGTCTGGGCCGAAGGGATGTTCCTTCGCCCGCAGCATTTCCAGCAACAGGACCGCTATACCGATTTCCTCGTGCAGTCCCGCACATTGCCGGCGCAGTTCTTCTTCTGGGGGTTTTCCAAGCTGGCGCTCGACACCGAGCTCCTCGGGCTGGGCAAGCTGGGCCTGCTGTGCGGAGAGGGCGTGCTGCCGGACGGAACGCCGTTCAGCTTCCCGCACCACGACCAGGCCCCCGCCGCGCTGGCGATCGGCAAGGATGTCAAGGACACGGTCATCCACCTGGCCCTGCCGATGCGGCGCCGGGCGGGCGCGGAGGTGACGCTGGGCGCGCCCGGCGGCGCGTCGGTGCGCTATGCGGCCGAGGTCGCGGAGGTGCAGGATGCCAACGACATGGGTGCGCAGGCGGCCGAGGTGCAGATCGGGAACATCCAGCTGTCGCTGCGCGCTGCGCAGGATGTCACCGACGGGTGGGTGAGCCTGCCCGTGGCCCAGGTGGTGGAGCGCCGGGCGGATGGATCCCTGCTGCTGGATCCATCCTTCATTCCCACCGTGGTCAACAACTCGGAGATGTCGGGACTGGCCACGTTCTGCCGCGAGCTCTTCGGCCTGCTGCGGCAGCGGGGAGCGGCGCTGGAAGAGCGGCTGAGCCAGCCCGGGCGCGGCGGCGTGGGCGAGGTCGGCGATTTCCTGATGTTGCAGTTTTTGAACCGCTGGGAGCCGGCGGTGGAGCACTGGGTCCGCGTGCGGGCCATCCATCCCGAGCGGCTGTTCGACGATCTGCTCAAGATGGCCGGCGAACTTGCGACGTTCACCCGCGAACAGCGCCGGCCGGCGGCCATGCCGACCTATGACCACGACGATCTGCGCAGCTGTTTCCTGCCGCTGATGCTCGAGTTGCGCCGGGGCTTGTCCTCGGTGCTGGAGCAGAACGCGATCCAGATCGAGCTGCAGGAACGCCAGTACGGCGTGCATGTGGCGCTCATCCCCAGCACGGAACTGCTCACCAGCTGCGATTTCGTGCTGGCCGTGCACGCACAGACCGCCGTGGAGTTCCTGCGGGCGCATTTCCCCACGCAGATCAAGATGGGGCCGGTGGAGCGCATCCGCGACCTCGTGAACCTGCACCTGCCCGGCGTGCCGCTGCGTTCGCTGCCTGTCGCTCCGCGCGAGATTCCCTACCACGCGGGCTATTCCTACTTCGAGCTGGACACCGGGCACGACCTGTGGCGCCAGCTGCAGAACTCGGGTGGCCTGGCACTGCACGTCTCGGGGGGCTTTCCTGAGCTGCAGCTCGAAATGTGGGCCATACGGCGCTGA